GCTATAAAAATGGAGGTCATGACCCCTTCAAAAGAGTCACCGGATGAGGGTTGCATAGGTTTGACTTGCACTACTTGATAAATTTCTGTTGCTTCTTTCAACTATATGATCTTGTTCTCTTTTATTTAACTGGCTGTACACACTTcgaatttttctattttcagcAATTGATTTCCACATGCCTCCAATTTGCTCCCCAACTGTTAGGCCTGGCAGGCCAGCTGAGGCAGCACCTGTGGTGTCGAAGCAGTTATCTGACACTATTTCAAGGCAAGTCAAATGTctatcttgtttttctttgtttctcagTTCTACATGAAGTTTCTTTAGTTGAATTTGTCAGTTTTGTTAGTTCTGTCCACATTAGTATATCATAGATGGTTTGGCTGTGTTCCAATTCTTATTGTTTGTTggacttttttgtttattaacAGTTCAACTGTCTTATCTATTATGCTCTAATACATAATAGCATTCACTTGAGCCCATACCTTATAAAACAACTCATCCTACTAAAGTTGCTCTACTCGTGAGGATCCCAACTAACATTTTGAAAGGAACCTTGTACTCAGAAATCAACTTttccacttttctttttggtggaCACTGGCTTTAGTTATATTGGTTTCCGTATTTGAACCCAGAAGCGTTTTATGTTGGTGTCAATATCTTTGTATGGTGAAAACTCTCATCAAAGTTGGCTTTGCCCTATTTAAAGTTGATGCTTCATTTGATGTTTTCAGTTTGGGAAATTACCAGTTATCTTGGTTGTTGCAGTTGTGGCATGATTAATTTGAAGGAGTTGTCCTTGATCAGCAGAAAGGCTGCTTGGATGGCCTACCTGGTAATTACttggaaacttggaaaattcaTAGGTGTCAGTGCCTATGGCAATCTTTTTTAGTGTGTTTTTTTCACAGGGATCGCTTTTGGTGAATCGTAAAGAGGGGTCTCATTATTGGGGGACTACACAATGTGgttcaatgatccaaaccgTCTAGTTTATAGATCCCAATTTAAGAATAATCCCTGCAAAAAATCAGCAAAGTCGGAAATTGTTTAACCATTTGATCATCATTGTCATCATAGATATTTGTTGTTATATCGGAAACTTTgtgtttgtcaattttttgtgaCTAAATGATTTCCAATTTcggtgtttttttaatataaagatTATCCTTAAATGAGGTCATAAAACGGTCTGGATTATCGGATTGCATTGATGGTTGCACCCACCTGGGATCCTTTTTGGTGAATAGTGAAAAGGGATCCCTCTTAAGAAGCTCCCTATACATATTGATATATATAAGTATGTTATGATATTATGAAGTAATGTCTGATTTGTCTACTGCAGGACATATATTGTTTGGATGCTGATGGTGCTCTTTTTGATGCTGCTTTGCTGTCAGCAGTTGCTGCCTTTTCTCACTGTAAGTGTTACAGCCATCCCGTCATGTGGTATCCTGTACTGTCGTTCTGTCCCTGTTTAAAGAGTTGGCTATGTAAAGTTCTGGTACTGTGAATACAACATGTGGAATTACCATAGTTGCCCAAAGTCCAACCTACCCCACCATTATGCACTTAGAGCCAGTATATTATTCAAAATATCAGCTTTTATACCAACCTAAATATGTGTATAAATGaaggaaagaaggaaagaTATGCATTTGAGAAATACATCTGGAAATTAATCAAGTCCCATTGAAGCTTATGTTTATTCATAAATGCCTGTTTtaaattctctctctgtgtggaTCGGCAAATCTTTTCTTGCTCaatatgaaatataaaaacaaaacattttacatgctattttaaatatatataaaaaatataattgattTGTAGAGTAAATCGAACTTGTAGAGCATTTTGGGTCATCCTATAATTAATTcaagttttattttggcaTCTATAGCACTGTACAGTAAAAATTGTGCCCCTACTTCTGTTTGATTTTAGAACATAGATTAAATCTATGTTTCTCTAATATTTACAATTCCATTTTGACATTTATTTTGCTGTTAAAAGGATTGTACTCCCTTTGTATGCTAGAAAAAGAagtttaatttagttttttttaaagaactGTAAGTCATGCTTAGAATTGTAATTGAACGCTAACTGTGTTGTTCAGCATCGTTCTGGTCATATAACTTTCATGCCTTGCAGTGCAGATTCCTGTAGTTTCTATGAATGATGATGGGAAAGTAGTGGTTTTGTCTGGAGATCATGGAGGAAAGGAGCCAGTCAATAAAGGGAAGAGGAAACTCACATTAAGCAGCATTCCATTTTCATTAACATGCTTGCTTCATAAGAATTACATCTTGGCTGACCCTACCGCAGAGGAAGAGTCTGTAATGGAAACTCTTGTAACTGTGGTTTTGGATTCATCTGGTCAACTTGTGTCTCTTTACAAGCCAGGTGGACCTGTTCTTGCCTATACATCAGCTATCCAGGTCAATTCTTAGTTTTCACCCTCAAGTTATTATTTTGACGGTACCCTGCAAATTACACGTGGTAGGAGATTAAAACTACAAATTCCATAGTTTGTTCCTGCAGTCTATCTGCTCAACCATGATAACTGAAAGTGAAGAGGAAAATGCATATCACTATATTGGATGCTGGTTTTCATGTTCATATTACATCCAGGACTAAGGTTTTAAAACTGTTTTTGACATCAATTCTGTGCCTCGAtagaaaaaatagaagaggAAAAGAGTGTAAAGTTCCAATCCATTTTTAGTTTGAAACAATAATCTAAAACTTGGTAACATTTAGACAACCTTTTAAATACCGGAGCTTTGTAGGGAAAAGCTTTAACTTTCGAAGGCTTGAAACTTATAAGAAATGCTCTCTTGCTAAATTATGATCAAACTATCTGGGTgagttattatttatttgttttacatAATTGTTCCAGTTTGCAAACACAGAAAGATGCTAGTGGAGCGGTTTAGATAAACTGCATGTTTTATCCTACATATTTTGTTGAAtacgtttttttttcaatcaagtATTACTTCACCAAAATATGTTAATAAGAACAAAACTGTGGCCTAAGAAAAGTACC
Above is a genomic segment from Prunus dulcis chromosome 7, ALMONDv2, whole genome shotgun sequence containing:
- the LOC117633825 gene encoding exosome complex component RRP43 isoform X2 yields the protein MVLPDASGDVLSEMDVDAFRRLFPLRFFETHLVKSTRPDGRSLAEARETSSALGAVASADGSALVKIGSTRMLAAIKMEVMTPSKESPDEGCIAIDFHMPPICSPTVRPGRPAEAAPVVSKQLSDTISRTYIVWMLMVLFLMLLCCQQLLPFLTIPVVSMNDDGKVVVLSGDHGGKEPVNKGKRKLTLSSIPFSLTCLLHKNYILADPTAEEESVMETLVTVVLDSSGQLVSLYKPGGPVLAYTSAIQDCVALTRQRARELQTILDEVTSGMEVD
- the LOC117633825 gene encoding exosome complex component RRP43 isoform X1; protein product: MVLPDASGDVLSEMDVDAFRRLFPLRFFETHLVKSTRPDGRSLAEARETSSALGAVASADGSALVKIGSTRMLAAIKMEVMTPSKESPDEGCIAIDFHMPPICSPTVRPGRPAEAAPVVSKQLSDTISSCGMINLKELSLISRKAAWMAYLDIYCLDADGALFDAALLSAVAAFSHLQIPVVSMNDDGKVVVLSGDHGGKEPVNKGKRKLTLSSIPFSLTCLLHKNYILADPTAEEESVMETLVTVVLDSSGQLVSLYKPGGPVLAYTSAIQDCVALTRQRARELQTILDEVTSGMEVD